The stretch of DNA GCGCTCGCAGTTCACCGCCATGGGCCGCGCCGAGGGCGGCGGGTCCGGCTGGGTGCTGCTGACGTACAGCCCGCGGGACAAGCGCCTGGTGAACGCCTGGGCGGCCGACCACACCACGACCCTCGCCGGCGGCACGCCCATCCTGGCGATGGACATGTACGAGCACGCCTACCAGATGGATTTCGGGGCGAAGGCGGCGAACTACGTCGACGTCTTCATGAAGGTGATCCGCTGGGAGACGGCCGACCGCCTCTACGACGAGGCCAGGCGCGCCGCATGAGGGGCCGTCGCATCCTCGGCATCGCCGTGCTCGCGGCGTTCGCCGCCGTGGGGGCGCCCTCGGCATGGGCTGTCGACGGGGGAACCTCTTCCCCTCCGACTGAGGCCCCTTCCGACGGTCCGCCCCGGCAAGGCCCGGTGGACGTGACGCAGCGCAGGACGCAGGACCTCTACCTGGCATGCCTTGCCGAGCAGGGGGCGGCGTCCAGCTGGTGCAGCGCCTACCTGATGGGCGTCGCCGACACGCTCACGGCCTTCGGCAACGGGGGCGACAGGGGCGGTCTCTGCAACGTGGACTACAGCATCGAGCAGCTGTCGGAGACCTTCCTGACCTGGGCGCGGGCACATGATGCCCTGTTGCAGATCGACATGCTGGCCGGGGTCACGATCGCCTTCCGGCGGCGCTGGCCCTGCCGGTGATGCACTTGCGCGCCCGTCTCTCCTTCGAACCCCCTCGGCCATCTTCTCGGTGTCAGTGATGCCCATTCCGGGTCCCGCTCACTTCAAGGTTGCGGTCGTCTGGCGGGGCGACGCTAAGGCGCGAGCCGAGGCGCGCCCGGAGACGAGCCGGTTCGCGGCGGTGTTTGCCGCTCTGGGACGGCATGGTCTCGCCGCCGAACCCGCCGTCTGGGTTGGGGGACGGGCTGATGTCCTCCGGGCGGAACTCATGGGAATGGACGCCGTACTCGTCTGGGTGAACCCTGTGACGAAGGACACCGGCGAGGACCGAGGCGCCCTCGACGCGCTGCTGCGGGAGGTCGCCGCCGCCGGGGTCCTCGTCAGCGCCCACCCTGACGTGATCGACCGGGTGGGCACCAAGGAGGTGCTGTACCAGACGCGGGAGATGGGCTGGGGAACGGATACGCACCTCTATGCAAGCTGTGCCGCCCTCGCGGCGGCGTTCCCCCGGCGCTTGGCCGAGGGGCCGCGGGTGCTGAAGCGCAGCCGCGGCAACGGTGGCATCGGCGTGTGGAAGGTAGAGCGCGCCGCCAGCGCGGAGGAAGTCCTGGTGCAGGAAGCGAGCGACAGGCGCCGGCGCACCGTGCTGCTCGACGCATTCCTGGCGGAGCGCGCCTCCGACTTCGCGGCGGGCCTCACCCTCGTCGACCAGCCTTTCCAGATGCGGCACCTAGAGGGGATGGTCCGCTGCTATGTCAGCGGTACGCGCGCGGCGGGGTTCGGCACCCAGCTCGTCACTGCCCTGGCGCCGCCTGAGCACGGACGGGCGCCGCCGCGCCTCTATTCCGGACCGGAGGACGAGCGGTTCCAGCGCTTGCGATGCCTGCTCGAACGGGACTGGATACCCGAGATGACGAACCTGCTCGGGTTGAAGCCGGACGACCTGCCCGTCATCTGGGACGCCGACTTCCTGCTCGGGCCGAAGGATGCCGGCGGCGAGGACACCTACGTTCTCTGCGAAATCAACGTGAGCTCGGTGTTCCCGATCCCCGATGAGGCGCCTGACGTCCTAGCTGCGACGACGCTCCGGCGGTTGGCCGACGCTCGCAGGTGATCCCTAAAGGTTACCTGCGGTAAGATGCACAAAATCGGTGTTTCGAGCACGACGAACGCGCCCGGGACATTTCGAACAGACGTCGATCCATAAGCTTCCTCTTCGACCGAGATCTGGCTTCAACGTACGTCCATGACGACCGGCCGCGTGTGCCGGGTATGTCGGGTCTGGGTATGATCGAAGACGCCGACCCACATGTAGAGGTGGGTCCCGGGGACGAAGGATGCGTCGTACTTGCTCTCGGACTTCAGCGCTCGGCTGACGATTAAGGTCCAATGGCCCTCGCGCCAGTCGGCCGCCCCCTTGAGATCGTAGCGATCTCCAGAATGGTTTCCGGTGATCAGGACGGCCGGCATGATCGTGCCCACCGGCACATTCGCGTCCGCTTCAGCGGTGTAGTCGACGGTGTCCTGAGGCAGCATCCACCATTTCGAGCCCTCGTCCGTCCCGGCGTTGGGGTCGTCGTTCCATGTGCCCATCGCCCGGGTCATGGCGACATGATCCTTCGGCAGCTTTAGCGGTGTGATCGGGCCGCCCTTGTAGTCCGCGGGCGTCATGAGCTTGAAATTATACGTGTAGGGCGTGTCGCCCGGATCGCCCCAGTAGCCGGCCTGATACCGGTTGAGCTGCGCAGCCTCGTTCTGCGTCGGCTGTCGGGGCGGGCCGATATACATGTCGTCGACCTCCCCGAGCAGGCCGCCGCGTGAGGCCTTCCACTGCCACATGTCGACCATATGGCCGTCCGTGTAGTGGAGACCGCGCCCGTTGCGCGAGCCGGGGAAGTCGGGATGCGGCTTCGGCCCGAGATGGGAGACACCGCCGGACCCGAATGCGTCGCTCGTGGAGAAGATGACGGCGAACTTGTCTTCGTAGAACGTGGTGACGTCGTCGATGAATGGGCTGTCGCCCAGCAGGTGCCATCCGTCCTCGCGCTTGATCATCGGCAGGCGTCGGGTCGATCTGGACGGATCTTCCCACCGGAACGCGAAGTAGATGCGGGCCTCGTCCCGAACGGCACGGATCTCGACGGTCGACTCGCCCGATCCGTCCTTCAGGTTGATGCCCTGCATCGTCCTGATCGTCACCGGACGAGCGGTTTTCCAGACGTCGTCGTCCAGGAGCTTCGCGAGATCCGGAGCGCGGTTGACCGGTCGGACGTCGAGGTGGTCGCGTGTCGCGACGTCGACGGCCGCGAGACCGGTGATCACCGGTATGCCGACCAGGGACGCGATCAGGAGGGGCTTGCGAGAAGCCGCAGCGCTGGTGAGCGCTGCTGGACGAAACAACCGGAGCAGTTGTTGCCAGCCGCCGTACAGGAAGTGGGTCGTCATGTGGATCGCGATGTAGCCGAGCGCGATCAGGGCGCAGGTCGCATGCAGCCAGACGACCCACCCACCGAAGCCCAGATAGAGGGCGATCCCCGTGCCGGTCATGATCAAGACGACGCCGTAGATGAACCAGTGCAGCAGCACGTTGACGCCGCCCCAGCGCGCCTTCCGAGCGGCGGCCGTGGACCCGGGCAGCGCGAGAGCGCGCATCCTGCGCGGCGCATTACGATCCAACAGGCCGCCGAGCACGAGGTACAGGACGTAGGCGGTCAGGCAGAAGAAGAGCCCAAGGCCCGCGAGGAAGTGCACGGTCCAGACTTCACCCTGCGGCAGGATGGGCGCGATCCACTTGGCGAACACGGCCGTGCGCGCGTCGGCTGAGATGCGCAGGCCCGTGAACAAGCTCGCCACCATGGCGACGACCGTCAGCCAATGGATAACGATCGTACCGAGGTCGCTGCGAGGCTTCGAGGTGGAGGTTGCCTGAGACGGGGCTCCGAGGCGTAGATCGGCTGGAGCCACTGGCTTGTTCATCCGCGTAGCTCTCGAAAAACGATGTGACATCGAGTCGAGCGGCAGGATGAAGACGTTTCGTTAACGAAATTTCACAAGTGCCTTCGCAGCTTGCGCGTCGACCGAGCGGGGCGCCACAGCCGCCGACCCTGGCGGGCATTAGACAGGCCCAGTCGACATCTGGGAGAGAAGGACTGGGGACCTCTACCGGCTTCCCAAGAACCGCATACTGGCTCCAGCTCTCCTGCTTGACGAGGTCTAGGCGCGAAGGCCTGCGTGATGACGCCGGGCGGGGCGGATGCGCTGTTTGTGGTGCTCGATAGCATTGCCCGGGGAAGCCTTGGCTTGATCACAGCGCTGCTGGTAGTCTTGAAGGTAGATCTTCCGAGGCAATAATTAGTCCTTTTGTAAATCCGCAAAATACACGCGCTAATCAACGTGTGGGTGGTACTGCAAATAAGGAACTACACTTGAGATTATCTGTAATTCCACGACGTCGAGTGGTGGTTACCGCACGATGAAGGTATTTTTTCCTGTCCTTAAGGTATGCCTTTGCGGAGGCAGGTGGCGGCTTTGGGTAGATAGCTGGCGCTCGCGCAAAGACGCTTGAACGTCGGCGGGCAAGTGGAAGCAGACAGTCGGTCAGTGCTGAGCTGTCCGCATGACAGCGGTTCCCGTGTTATTAAGGTCACAGCTTCATGCTCCCCAACACAATCAGTTGGATTGGTCTTCACCTCTGTCGGGCCTGACGCTACAGATGTAACCTGGGATCGAGGGGGCAGAGGGCATGCGCGCCCCGGTTGCAAAGCCAGTCCATCCGGGTACAGTTTTGCGCGACCGCGTGCTGCCGGGTCTCCGCCTATCGGTCATCCAAGCCGCCCGCGAGCTGCACATCTGCCGTCAGACCCTGCACCGGATCCTCGCCGGCCGCGCCGCGATCACGCCGGACATGGCCGCTCGCCTCGCACGCCTGTGCGGCGTGCCCGGCCGGTTCTGGCTCGACCTGCAGCAGGCACACGATCTCGCCCAGGCAGAGGCGAACCTCGCCGAGGTACTGCCGCGCATCCCCACGCATGCCTTGCCGCCCGCCGTCGCGAAGGAACTGACTAGCTATGGCCGCTGACGCCGAACCGAAGGTCGCGCCCTTGGACAAGGCGAGGCTCGGTATCGCCGGCCTCGACGACGTGCTCGGCGGCGGCTTCACGCGCAACCGCCTGTATCTGCTGGAGGGCAGTCCCGGTACCGGCAAGACCACCATCGCCCTGCAATTCCTGCTGGAGGGTGCCAGCTTGGGCGAGCGTGGCTTGTACATCAGCCTGTCGGAGACGACCGAGGAGCTGGACGAGACCGCCCGCTCGCATGGCTGGAGCTTGCCCGATGCGATCACGATCTACGAGCTGATCCCGCCCGAGAGCCTGCTCGATGCCGAGCAGCAGCAGAGCCTGCTGTACGCTTCCGATCTCGAACTCGGCGAGGCGACGAAGGCGATCTTCGA from Methylobacterium sp. PvR107 encodes:
- a CDS encoding superoxide dismutase; protein product: MSERIMISHYENNYLGAVKRLNSIADQLATMDYEKTPGFVVNGLKREELIATNSMILHELFFSNLGDQSKPGPELEAALARDFGSVERWRSQFTAMGRAEGGGSGWVLLTYSPRDKRLVNAWAADHTTTLAGGTPILAMDMYEHAYQMDFGAKAANYVDVFMKVIRWETADRLYDEARRAA
- a CDS encoding Cj0069 family protein: MPIPGPAHFKVAVVWRGDAKARAEARPETSRFAAVFAALGRHGLAAEPAVWVGGRADVLRAELMGMDAVLVWVNPVTKDTGEDRGALDALLREVAAAGVLVSAHPDVIDRVGTKEVLYQTREMGWGTDTHLYASCAALAAAFPRRLAEGPRVLKRSRGNGGIGVWKVERAASAEEVLVQEASDRRRRTVLLDAFLAERASDFAAGLTLVDQPFQMRHLEGMVRCYVSGTRAAGFGTQLVTALAPPEHGRAPPRLYSGPEDERFQRLRCLLERDWIPEMTNLLGLKPDDLPVIWDADFLLGPKDAGGEDTYVLCEINVSSVFPIPDEAPDVLAATTLRRLADARR
- a CDS encoding ethylbenzene dehydrogenase-related protein, with amino-acid sequence MNKPVAPADLRLGAPSQATSTSKPRSDLGTIVIHWLTVVAMVASLFTGLRISADARTAVFAKWIAPILPQGEVWTVHFLAGLGLFFCLTAYVLYLVLGGLLDRNAPRRMRALALPGSTAAARKARWGGVNVLLHWFIYGVVLIMTGTGIALYLGFGGWVVWLHATCALIALGYIAIHMTTHFLYGGWQQLLRLFRPAALTSAAASRKPLLIASLVGIPVITGLAAVDVATRDHLDVRPVNRAPDLAKLLDDDVWKTARPVTIRTMQGINLKDGSGESTVEIRAVRDEARIYFAFRWEDPSRSTRRLPMIKREDGWHLLGDSPFIDDVTTFYEDKFAVIFSTSDAFGSGGVSHLGPKPHPDFPGSRNGRGLHYTDGHMVDMWQWKASRGGLLGEVDDMYIGPPRQPTQNEAAQLNRYQAGYWGDPGDTPYTYNFKLMTPADYKGGPITPLKLPKDHVAMTRAMGTWNDDPNAGTDEGSKWWMLPQDTVDYTAEADANVPVGTIMPAVLITGNHSGDRYDLKGAADWREGHWTLIVSRALKSESKYDASFVPGTHLYMWVGVFDHTQTRHTRHTRPVVMDVR
- a CDS encoding Rap1a/Tai family immunity protein, whose product is MTQRRTQDLYLACLAEQGAASSWCSAYLMGVADTLTAFGNGGDRGGLCNVDYSIEQLSETFLTWARAHDALLQIDMLAGVTIAFRRRWPCR
- a CDS encoding HigA family addiction module antitoxin; the protein is MRAPVAKPVHPGTVLRDRVLPGLRLSVIQAARELHICRQTLHRILAGRAAITPDMAARLARLCGVPGRFWLDLQQAHDLAQAEANLAEVLPRIPTHALPPAVAKELTSYGR